A single region of the Candidatus Woesearchaeota archaeon genome encodes:
- a CDS encoding 50S ribosomal protein L34e — protein MTQPRFRARTFRRVFRKAPGGRILLHHEKRKNSGGKCAMCGASLNRAKTTAAAMKKLPKTAKRAERPYSNLCPKCMREVLKEKARQVSK, from the coding sequence ATGACACAACCAAGATTCAGGGCAAGGACATTCAGGAGAGTATTTAGAAAGGCTCCTGGCGGAAGAATATTGCTTCACCATGAGAAAAGGAAGAACAGCGGCGGAAAGTGCGCAATGTGCGGCGCAAGCCTCAACAGGGCAAAGACAACAGCAGCCGCAATGAAGAAGCTTCCAAAGACAGCAAAGAGGGCTGAAAGGCCTTATTCAAACCTCTGCCCGAAATGCATGAGGGAAGTGCTCAAGGAAAAAGCCAGGCAGGTTTCAAAATAG
- a CDS encoding EMC3/TMCO1 family protein: MITANAILDPVFMPILKISPLLAIAAISFLITLIITFIYKWTTNQKLMKELKDKLGSYQQQMKEAKNDQKKLMQMNAEVMKINGDYMKYSLKSTLISWIPILIIFAWMSSNLAYYPIAPGQEFNLTVKFAPGTTGNMSISATPNLLIAGETTRQIENSMVQWTVLGTEGDYTIDLDFENSTYQKKVKITTGTKYEAPVERGTGKIKSIEVGNKPIVAVNIFGLKLGWFWTYFILAIFFNSMLRKLLKIY, encoded by the coding sequence ATGATAACTGCAAATGCAATATTGGACCCGGTATTCATGCCTATCCTTAAGATAAGCCCCCTTCTTGCAATAGCCGCAATATCCTTTTTGATCACACTGATAATAACATTCATCTACAAGTGGACTACAAACCAGAAGCTCATGAAAGAGCTGAAAGACAAGCTCGGGAGCTACCAGCAGCAGATGAAGGAAGCAAAAAACGACCAGAAAAAGCTCATGCAGATGAATGCAGAAGTCATGAAGATAAACGGCGACTACATGAAATATTCCCTGAAATCCACCCTGATAAGTTGGATTCCGATACTCATCATATTTGCGTGGATGTCCTCAAACCTTGCATATTATCCAATAGCGCCGGGGCAGGAGTTCAACCTCACTGTAAAATTCGCTCCGGGAACAACAGGGAACATGTCAATAAGCGCAACACCCAATCTTTTGATAGCAGGCGAAACCACAAGACAGATAGAGAACAGCATGGTGCAGTGGACTGTCTTGGGAACAGAGGGGGATTACACAATTGACCTTGACTTTGAAAACAGCACATACCAGAAAAAAGTCAAGATAACAACGGGAACCAAATACGAGGCGCCAGTTGAGAGAGGAACAGGCAAAATAAAGTCAATTGAGGTAGGCAATAAGCCCATTGTTGCAGTGAACATATTCGGGCTGAAGCTCGGATGGTTCTGGACATACTTCATCCTCGCAATATTCTTCAACAGCATGCTGAGGAAACTGCTTAAGATTTATTAA